The Engystomops pustulosus chromosome 4, aEngPut4.maternal, whole genome shotgun sequence genome contains a region encoding:
- the LOC140128725 gene encoding olfactory receptor 10C1-like produces MPDWYRTREDPDHKGLETTNNITSIFLLGFPNLQNHKLLFFSLLVLLYCGTISGNFLIMVLYLVSKTLQSPMYFFITQLSIFDLLLTTDIVPVLLHTVLHGGSTITLSGCITQFVFFANSVFSECLLLSFMSFDRYLAICNPLRYNTIMNHMLCVIAICIIWVMGYIGTFIYVISICNLFFCGPNVIDHFYCDLEPILQLSCSDTSLIHIQSFIIGFFFAISPFIIIATSYVYIVITILKIPSNTGRHKAFSTCSSHLIVVSIYYGTLIMVYIFPKRDQSLTIGKILSLIYTVLTPMLNPIIYTLRNRDFKEALNKLKLLL; encoded by the coding sequence ATGCCAGACTGGTATAGAACAagagaggaccctgaccataagGGCTTAGAAACTACCAATAATATCACCTCCATCTTCCTTCTGGGATTTCCTAATCTTCAAAATCACAAACTTctcttcttctccctcctggttCTTCTATACTGTGGGACAATATCAGGAAACTTTCTTATCATGGTCTTGTATCTAGTGAGTAAAACCCTTcagtcccccatgtacttcttcattacaCAACTATCGATTTTTGACCTCCTGCTGACCACAGACATTGTCCCCGTCCTTCTTCACACTGTCCTGCATGGAGGAAGTACAATCACTCTCAGCGGATGCATCACACAGTTTGTTTTCTTTGCTAACTCTGTGTTCTCAGAATGTCTTCTCCTTTCATTTATGTCCTTTGACCGATAtttggccatctgtaaccccctccgttATAACACTATCATGAATCATATGTTATGTGTGATAGCAATTTGTATAATTTGGGTGATGGGTTACATCGGGACCTTTATCTATGTAATTTCTATATGCAATCTCTTTTTCTGTGGACCAAACGTCATTGACCATTTCTACTGTGACTTAGAACCGATCCTGCAGCTCTCCTGCTCCGATACATCCCTGATTCATATACAAAGCTTcataataggatttttttttgcaatttcacCATTTATAATAATAGCGACGTCCTATGTGTACATTGTCATCACCATCCTGAAGATCCCATCCAATACCGGAAGacataaagccttctccacctgtagctcccacctcattgtggtctccatatATTACGGGACATTGATCATGGTTTATATCTTTCCGAAAAGAGACCAATCACTGACCATAGGCAAGATCCTCTCCCTGATTTATACTGTGCTGACCCCAATGCTtaaccccatcatatacaccctgAGGAACAGAGACTTTAAGGAAGCATTAAATAAGTTGAAGCTTCTATTGTGA